The proteins below come from a single Papaver somniferum cultivar HN1 chromosome 11, ASM357369v1, whole genome shotgun sequence genomic window:
- the LOC113322477 gene encoding uncharacterized protein LOC113322477 isoform X2, whose translation MKGIFACVVAILLVVAQIPSGLTLPSTVPAFLWSSQQHESLSNDMGKSVDYRTISQKDLAKSVLSEGGWSKFLCSEENRQQSVDFAIVFVGKELDISRDNHADSTLMQSLQVSFESSNFSRAFPYVAVSQMKEVMESSLLSGFAEACPNGLGIKDNIALLESCSVDDEKYRKLSDMDSVYDYLISRMANRQNGQTEMVVLCNGGSLSSEKLDHTWSEGQILSSLVSALKKLGASYTVLYASDASGLVSYPSYRELDRFLAEGSVGNGSQKATYCDGVCQIKSSLLEGLFVAIVLLIILISGLCCMMGIDAPTRFEAPQDS comes from the exons ATGAAGGGAATTTTTGCCTGTGTCGTTGCAATTTTGCTCGTTGTAGCACAGATCCCGTCTGGATTAACATTGCCATCCACAGTACCAGCATTTTTATGGTCTTCTCAGCAGCATGA ATCTTTATCTAATGATATGGGGAAATCGGTTGATTATCGTACCATCTCACAGAAAGATTTAGCTAAGTCCGTCCTTTCCGAAGGAGGCTGGTCTAAATTTTTG TGTTCAGAGGAAAACCGTCAGCAATCTGTGGACTTTGCAATTGTTTTTGTTGGTAAAGAG TTGGACATTTCTAGAGACAACCATGCAGACTCGACTCTCATGCAATCGCTCCAA GTTTCGTTCGAGAGCTCCAACTTTTCCAGGGCGTTTCCATATGTAGCTGTGTCGCAAATGAAAGAGGTAATGGAGAGTTCGTTGCTTTCAGGGTTTGCAGAAGCTTGTCCAAATGGCTTGGGAATAAAAGATAATATCGCTCTCCTTGAGTCATGTTCAGTTGACGATGAAAAATACAGGAAACTTTCAGATATGGACTCAGTCTAT GATTATCTTATCTCAAGGATGGCAAACAGGCAGAACGGGCAAACAGAGATGGTTGTTCTTTGCAACGGAGGGTCCCTCTCTTCAGAGAAACTTGACCATACATGGTCTGAAG GTCAAATCTTGTCAAGCCTTGTCAGTGCTTTGAAAAAGTTGGGTGCATCATACACAGTTCTGTATGCTTCAGATGCATCTGGGTTGGTGTCATACCCTTCTTACAGGGAACTGGATAGGTTTCTTGCTGAGGGTAGCGTTGGAAATGGTTCACAGAAAGCCACTTACTGTGATGGAGTTTGCCAGATTAAATCATCACTTTTAGAAGGATTATTTGTT GCCATTGTTTTGCTGATAATCCTCATATCAGGACTTTGTTGTATGATGGGTATCGACGCTCCAACACGATTTGAAGCTCCCCAGGATTCTTGA
- the LOC113322477 gene encoding uncharacterized protein LOC113322477 isoform X1 has translation MKGIFACVVAILLVVAQIPSGLTLPSTVPAFLWSSQQHESLSNDMGKSVDYRTISQKDLAKSVLSEGGWSKFLCSEENRQQSVDFAIVFVGKELQLDISRDNHADSTLMQSLQVSFESSNFSRAFPYVAVSQMKEVMESSLLSGFAEACPNGLGIKDNIALLESCSVDDEKYRKLSDMDSVYDYLISRMANRQNGQTEMVVLCNGGSLSSEKLDHTWSEGQILSSLVSALKKLGASYTVLYASDASGLVSYPSYRELDRFLAEGSVGNGSQKATYCDGVCQIKSSLLEGLFVAIVLLIILISGLCCMMGIDAPTRFEAPQDS, from the exons ATGAAGGGAATTTTTGCCTGTGTCGTTGCAATTTTGCTCGTTGTAGCACAGATCCCGTCTGGATTAACATTGCCATCCACAGTACCAGCATTTTTATGGTCTTCTCAGCAGCATGA ATCTTTATCTAATGATATGGGGAAATCGGTTGATTATCGTACCATCTCACAGAAAGATTTAGCTAAGTCCGTCCTTTCCGAAGGAGGCTGGTCTAAATTTTTG TGTTCAGAGGAAAACCGTCAGCAATCTGTGGACTTTGCAATTGTTTTTGTTGGTAAAGAG TTACAGTTGGACATTTCTAGAGACAACCATGCAGACTCGACTCTCATGCAATCGCTCCAA GTTTCGTTCGAGAGCTCCAACTTTTCCAGGGCGTTTCCATATGTAGCTGTGTCGCAAATGAAAGAGGTAATGGAGAGTTCGTTGCTTTCAGGGTTTGCAGAAGCTTGTCCAAATGGCTTGGGAATAAAAGATAATATCGCTCTCCTTGAGTCATGTTCAGTTGACGATGAAAAATACAGGAAACTTTCAGATATGGACTCAGTCTAT GATTATCTTATCTCAAGGATGGCAAACAGGCAGAACGGGCAAACAGAGATGGTTGTTCTTTGCAACGGAGGGTCCCTCTCTTCAGAGAAACTTGACCATACATGGTCTGAAG GTCAAATCTTGTCAAGCCTTGTCAGTGCTTTGAAAAAGTTGGGTGCATCATACACAGTTCTGTATGCTTCAGATGCATCTGGGTTGGTGTCATACCCTTCTTACAGGGAACTGGATAGGTTTCTTGCTGAGGGTAGCGTTGGAAATGGTTCACAGAAAGCCACTTACTGTGATGGAGTTTGCCAGATTAAATCATCACTTTTAGAAGGATTATTTGTT GCCATTGTTTTGCTGATAATCCTCATATCAGGACTTTGTTGTATGATGGGTATCGACGCTCCAACACGATTTGAAGCTCCCCAGGATTCTTGA